TCGTCGGTCAAATCAAACTCCAAATCCCTGCTGGTGCGGCCAACCCCGCTCCACCCGTCGGTCCCGCCCTCGGTCAGCAAGGCGTCAACATCATGGCGTTCTGCAAAGAATTTAACGCCGCCACCCAGAAGCAGGCCGGAGACATTCTCCCGGTCGTCATCACGGTTTATAAGGATAAATCCTTCACTTTCATTACAAAAAGCCCGCCCGCTGGTGTGCTTTTGAAGAAAGCGGCCAACATTGCCTCCGGTTCCAAGGAGCCGAATAAAGTCA
This DNA window, taken from Chthoniobacterales bacterium, encodes the following:
- the rplK gene encoding 50S ribosomal protein L11, coding for MAKEVVGQIKLQIPAGAANPAPPVGPALGQQGVNIMAFCKEFNAATQKQAGDILPVVITVYKDKSFTFITKSPPAGVLLKKAANIASGSKEPNKVKVATLTKKQIMDIVKIKSKDLNARTEEAGFRIIAGTARQMGIEIEG